The Arachis ipaensis cultivar K30076 chromosome B03, Araip1.1, whole genome shotgun sequence region GCttttacaaaaataatataatcatTTGCAAAAAATAAGTCAATACTAAAATTGTTTCTGCAATTCTAAACCCTGAAATTCTCTTTTCCCTTTCTTGTTCATTAAATGGTAAAATCTTTGACATCTATAATGAATAAATATGGGGACAGGAAATTCCCTTGTCTCAGTCCCCTCCGTGGTTTCACGGTTTCACCACTTCAGTTAGGCTACGTTTGTTTACATGGACGGGACACTGAGATAGGGACatagagacacaaaatcgtgtttgataaatgagacatggacagagacattgtatccagagacactgaattagtgtattttacaAGGTTGCGAGAATCGAATTGGTCATTAAACCGGTCAAGTGACTGGTTAACGGTTCAATGGTCTAACCGGAGTTAAACCGTGGTTAAactggtttaattaaatatataataaaatcattaaaaattcaatatacaatttcaaatattcaaatttaatattttctaaactaataaaatttaaaaatttacatTTCACATAataatttattcatattttatcattaagaattcataataaaaaaattttaattcacttcTAAACTCTAATCAAGCTCGATTACTTGACAATCAAGATAAACACTTCAAGAGAAGAATTCTTGTGatataagaaacaaaaaatgaaTTCAAGAACTTAAAATTGAGAACGTAATTATTGAGAATCAATACACATTGATCACattattttgaactaaaacctgAATCGCAATTCCATTTCACTCTTTCTTAAACCAAATATTGTTCTATTACATTTATATTCTCAATACCAATCAAGTATTCAACAAAGACTCGGAATCCAAAAATTTCTTAGGATCCAAAGCCAAAGAAtccaaaaacagaaaattaagCAAACAATCCAAACTCAGCATCCAAACTAAATTCAGAATCACATCAGCAACAATCAACAATCCCAACTCAAAACacaattatttcagaaaatcagcAAAAAGGATATTACAATAATAATTGTGCACCCAGAGTAGACCAAAGCAGCTTGACTCACTTTCTGCTAGCTAGCTTGCCCGCGGGTAAAGCCTAGCCTACTTTCTTGCTACAGATAGATACAGAGATATACAATTCGCTTCTATGGCTTGCATTTGAGGGAAACTCAAAACTTAGAATaacaattattttcgaaaatttaacaaaACATTATCAACCATCATATTTCATATTTCATcaactcaaaaataaacaaaaacaaaaaaaatcaataacTCAAAATAAGATTTCAGCAACTCAGAAtcagtaaaataaaaaaacataaattgaAGTAGCTTTGCTTACGGCAGCGAGGGAGGAAGAGAAGTGACGGTGAGGGAGGAAGGAAAGTGAGCTCGGACAGAGATGGGATCAAAGATAGAGGCTTGACACGTGTGCGAGAGACAGAGGGATCAACGACGTTGAGAGAGAAGTTTCTGACGACTAGACGACCAGACGATGCCGACCACGGGAGCTTTGGAGTTCAGACGACCAGACAAATGACGTCGCTGATAGGAGCTTTAATCCACGACGGCGACTTCCTTCCGCCCGTTGGAGTTCCTTTTACCCGGTGACAGCAGCTCAGATGCGGTATGGATTGTGGTAGACTTGGAGGGACAACGTCGATTAGAACTTGGAAGTGaaattagggatttagggttgaAGTGTGGTGGCTAGTGAGTGAGGGGAAGGGGACTGAGGTCTCAATCTCATGATAAGGGGTTCGGTTACGGGTTGGGTTcgttttggtgttttttttttatttttttttgcgtCAAAATGACGCTGTTTTGGAATCCATATTTCAAAACCGGTGCCTTTAAAAACCTGGTTCAGCCAGTTCACCGGTTAACTACCGGCTCGATCGATTTTTTTACCGATTTTTTGTATGACGGTTTTGGAGGTCCATCGGACTGGCCATGTGACCAGTTTCTGGTTAACTCGGTTGTACTGGCCGGTTTGATTCGGTTTTCAGAACTTTGGTAATTTGTGTCCATCCTAACAGGAAAGACATAAAGACACTAacaaaagatataatttattttttattttttttattactcttgttaattttttataattatattttttattattatatttttcttaaattttttggatgaaaaaaatgagaataaattgaattttcatattttattctaatttatcaccaaatagaatacaataacacaaaattttgtgtctttgtCTTTTGTGTCTTATTCTCaatgtcttatcttatcttgtttttaaAAGCAAACATAGCCTTAGAGTCTCATTCACTTTAAATCTATAACTCGTGCTCTTCACACAACTCAAGCAATTTTATCCATTTATTtacggatttggatcctctaaattttgaattttactttaaagaataaagtgtgatctctcactatttatttcataggtgggaccaagagaaaatatgagaaaAAAACTATTCAAAGATGAAAAatcacactttaccctctaaaataaaaatttaaaatttagaggatccaaattctttATTTACTATTCCTTTTTTAGTACTGGCCGTACATAAATATTTTATGGTATTACAGCTAATGGCCCCAACAGGTTGGGCTTTCAGATAgtttaataaaaagaaaagagacTATTCATATTTGACGAAAGATCAAAATAGGAAACCAACAAAAAGATTCatcacagaaaaaaaaaagaatccaaCAAAAAAGATCCAATAAAAGAAAggctgaaaaataaaaaagaaccaACAAAAAAGAGAGTTATAATAAGATGGCAGAACAGCAGCCCCAAGTACGTAAGAGGTAAGAGTAAGACATTAAAAACAGACCTTGGAAGCTTCAGTTCAACATACTCGCAGAGAGGCAAATAGAGCGGGCTGATGCGCTTGTAGATAGTTTTTCTTTTTTGGGCTTCAGCTCGATTACCCACCAAAAAAAAGACCATTCTGGATGGAGATTAGATTATTAGGGAGTGCACTGACACGGTGGATTGTGGATTGTGTTGAGGCGTAGATAGAAAGAAAGCAAAAAGGAAAAAATGTTGAAGGTGAAGGTGTATGCGGACCGCATGTCCCAGCCATCTCGTGCCGTTCTTATCTTCTGCAAGTAATTCAATTCAACGTTGTATTTCTTTTCGGGAATTTGAATtctgctactgctactgctaaTGCTTAATTTCTCAATAGAGTTAATGGAATAGAATTCGACGAGATTAAAGTTGAAATCTCCAAAAGACAGCAGTTATCTCCCGAATTTGCAGGTAATCGTTACAATTACTATGCTTCCGAAGACACTTATCTACCTCTTTAATGAAACCCCCATAATCCGTCTCTATCAGCTATCAACCCTTTCAAGAAACTCCCTGCTATTGTTGATGGAAGGTTCAAGCTATTCGAGAGGTACTTccttcttatttcaatttcattcTTGTCAATCATTTCCATGAATTTGAACTTCAATTATATGTGTTCTTTTCTTCTTGGCAGTCACGCAATTCTTATCTATCTCGCTTCTGCCTTTCCTGGTATTGCTGATCATTGGTTAGTATTATCCCCTTTTCACTTATTTAATCACAATAATTTTCTTATGACTCCACAGTGTTAGGTGCTTGGTTGTGACATCTGCATCACTTAAATTAACTGGAAAATCAACGATGCTTCATATTTTAAGATAATATATATATTTGCCCCTTATTTTGTGTGGTTTTGATACTTCTTTGTACAATTTGATCAGGTACCCAGCTGATCTTTCTAGGAGAGCTAGAATTCACTCTGTGTTGGATTGGCATCACCTGAACTTGCGCCATGGGGCAGGTGCTTCATTTGTTATGCTGAATGTCAAATTAAAATCAAAGTTAATACTATTTCATAAGTTCATATTTATGTTGACTTCCTTTCATAGCTTTATACACTGGATGGCTGGAGCTTTATACTTCAGAAAATTGTAGTAAACTTCCATGAAGTAAAAATATAAAGATTATACTTAAGAAAATTGTTTCAAACGCCCCATTCTGGATAATGTAAATAGTTGTAGATGACTGCATTAAACCAAACTGCTGAACACTGAACTAGACTGAATGGCAGGCTAGTGACAAATTTCCCAATGCTGAGTACAAGTTCTAAATATGAGGGGGGAAGTGGAGATTCAAATATTCTGCAACAGGTTTCTTTATATGTTGTATAAACTGTAGAAGAGCCCTCTTTCCTTTGAGATTTCCTGTTGCTAATTGTTACAATTCTTGTTGTGGTTGATTTACGTCCTTCTCGTGCATGTTCATGATAATATTATGTTTTGCATGAATTTCAAGCAATTTCCTTTGAGCATTTAACATGCTATTTTTATATTGTGTGCAAAAGTTTTCCAGCTTCCTCACTTTTTGATAAcctgctcttcttcttcttctagctCCATTTGTTCTACATAGTGTGCTAGCTCCAGTACTGGGCCTACCACTTAACCCAAAAGCAGCTGCAGAAGCAGAGAAAATTTTGATATCATCACTGTTAAAATTAGAGAATATATGGCTTAAGGGGAATGGTCGGTACTTACTTGGCAACTTGCAACCGTCTATAGCGGACCTCAGCCTCGTCTGTGAAATTATGCAATTAGAGGTGAGGGGAGTAAATCAGGCTATCCTTTTGGAGTTGATGAGTTCATAGTAAATAAATTCTGAACGGCTTTCTCAATGCGTTGCAGCTTTTAGATGAGAAGGATAGAGAACGTATTCTTGGCCCGCACAAGAAAGTTAAGGAATGGATTGAGAGCACAAGACATGCAACGAGGCCTCATTTTGACGAAGTTCATAAGGTCCTCTATAAGGTCAAAGAGATCATTCGGGCGAACCAATCTAATCAGGGAGATGGCGTGATGCAATCTAAGACTAAAGCCCCGCTACCTTCAAAGATGTGACTAAACAGCCATGCCATTATCCTACTTGTGACAAACTTCAAATGATGATGTGGATGAACCTCGTGCCTCTGGACTTTGGGACCTCCTTTTTAAACTGCTCAAACAAATATGATTGCCCTTTGAAGGATTCTATCGAGTCTGAAGTCTAAGTGCAGATTTGACATCATATATTATATTGGCCTGTACTTTACATTTGTGCAAAACCTTTTGGACAAGCTGGTAAAAATTCTTGTAATAAATGCTGGTTTCTTTTACACCTTGCAGACACATTATATAGTTGGATGTATGTTTATACTCAGATAGTCATTCTGATTCTTAGTCCTTTCTACTATTTTTCCCCCTGATTAATCGGGAAGTCCTTAATACATTAAGGAATAATATAAGCTATATAATCACACTTCAATTTTCAATCTTTTAGGATTATTAAAAGCAATGAATCTATCTTAAATCCCATTTTGATTTACTTGTTCAGGTATATCTTAAAATAATTTTCATATCATGAATGATAATTTTACCTTTCACTCACATTTCAAACTTCTTGAGCATAAATTCGAGTACGCCACCAAATCTCCTTTATTTCGTATATGGGTCATGTATATCATCTTTTCATAATCGATTCAAATCAAATACACCATCatatttcaatctttttggaaCATGAGTTACGTATAATCATTCACCcacattttaagtttttaactgtTATATTGATACAAATATGATCGATTATTATAAGTTGTATCATCACACTTCAACTTTGAAGAACGGAGTATTCATTTCAATCTTTTAGATCATAACAACGATGAATTCCACCCTAAATCCCACTTCAACTAATTGGATCAAGTATATCATATAATAATTTTttcatattataaaaaataaatttacctttCACTTACATTTCAAACTTCTTGAGCATAAACTCGAGTACAACACCGAATATCCTTTATATTGGGTCATATAGGTCATGTATATCATCTTTTCACAAAAGTTTCAATTCAAATATACATCACTTTCAATTTCTTTggaacataaaaattatgaatattgtccGATCTTAATCTCATCAAACCATGGGTCAAGTATATTGCCTTATCTCATCGGATTGCACCATGGGTCAAATATGTTGTCTAATTTTATCTCATCGGATCATGGGTCAAGTATATTGCCCAATCTTAATCGGGCCATGGGTCAAGTGTGTTGCCTGATTTTAATTCATCGGGTCATGGGTCAAGTATATTGCATGATATTATCCCATCCGACCATGAGTCATGCATATAAAACCATTTCAGCTTTGTAAGGTTAGACAACACATTTCAAATATCTCGGGACAGATACCATGCATATCATTCTTCATCACATCTCAAATAAGAGGATCAAGAATATCATATCTCAATTTCCGCGGGTCACAAAAGCTAAGTATATCCATCATATTCTcccaaatttaaattttgttcgGTCATCAAAGTCGAGCATATTATCATATCATTCTTTCCTGGTTATTGCATCCATGCCCGACTTAGACTGTTGCGTCATTACAAAATCAAGAAGCATAATGTACCTTCACAACATTCCATTCATGGCTGAAAATATGCCACAGTGAACCCACAATTTATGTGTATTATAATAAGAACCTGAAAATTTGATGACAAGGAGCAGTATCAAAGTGACACAAACAAGATCCATATCTAACTCTCCAATCCATTTGAGAACTAGTAATCTCAGCAACcaattcttctttatctccttaTTGGACAGCTGATGTCACACTTCCTAAATCAAATTTTGGCACCATTTTGACATATGCTAATCAGGTAAAAAAAATGTGTTCAAAATAACTATGTAATGtcgttcttatatttttttttataggaAAAGAAAATTTCATTGAAGTATAGaggaaacaaaaacaaagaactGGAAAAAAAGAGATCCTCTCAAGCCAAAAGGAAAACAAAGAGAATCACAACATCAATGAATTGTAGCTTTCCAATCTCTCAACATCTTTGAGAGGGAAAGTCCTCTAAAAAGTCTAAATGCTCTACATCATATAGAAGCTAAACGCCTAACTTTATCCCAAACAATAACTTCTCTTGAGAATCTATCAATAAAGGTGTGTTAGATCGCATTCTAGCCAAATACCCCTGAAAGTGTCATACATAGCACATTGCCATTTTGCCTCTCTCTTTTTCCCAAAACCTACAAAGCTGATCTAGTGATCATGGGCGCACCCCAGATTCTCCAAAGACACCAAACAAAGAATTCGACAAAGAGTTGTACTATCAGATAAAAAATTAAGATCAACATATTAAATTGTAAACCTAGAAACATAGATGAATCATTTCCCCTGAACAAAATTAGTTTATAAAGGTTTACACTAAATCTTTGTATTTCTAGAGGTCATGTTGCGTATGTCTCaggttttatatttaattatttatttaatttcttcAAAATGCCAATGTTCTAGACCATGGAAGTAAAAAAATGTAACACCAAAGCAAAAGTTGCTGCCAAAGATAGTATAGTTGTTACCTATGGGATTGTAAGCAGTATAATATTGAGTGAGATAGCATTACCGATGAAGATAATAATTCCATTGTAACATGCAGCTAGCCATCTCTGCAGTTGACAGCACGGCTATGCATATCCCTGCACCAGAAAATGATGTGAACCTCAGAATATTCATGGTCTTATTGGTAATAGTTCGGCTACATAACCAAAAGTCATAATGAAAAAAAGCAATAAACACAACTTTAATCATTAAATATTAAATCTTATTTAAAATAATCACTTGGTCACATAATCCAAAGAAATCCTACAAACCTAGAATGCAATGTCCACGTAAAAAGATACAGAGACAAAAAAACCAAGCTAATATAAGTCACTAGTTACAACAAAAAAGAGACCATTTAGGTACAAATAAACAATAGAATGCAATGTTTAGCAACAATGAGAAAAGATTAATTGCAACAGCCCTAtgaaagaaaaattatattagcTACAAGGATACGACATGAAAATGAAACTAAATAAAGCCATGCGTAATATGCCAAAACCAATTATATAGTTACTAAAGCATAGGCAAGAAAAGCAAACTTTTCATGTTGAATCTATCCAACACCACTGCTTGctttccattttaaatttttcacAGAACAGACATAACCACCACCTTGTCCAAAATTCTACTGAAAACCTACAGAGTAGAGATCATTCTTAGAAAACAATCCACAAAGCAAGGCAATAGACAATCTGTACATTTAGAAATGCTGGTTTCACATCAAATAGGAAACCTAAGCTATTACTTTGATATAATTTGAAATATATAGGAACTAAATTTGTGGAAGACAAATTTAGCCAAAGTATTATTCTTACTCTGACCCAACAAATAAAAGTTAGGCCCAATAACATAAAAAGGCCCACCAAGAAAAGTGGACCTCTTCACTAATCCGACCTCTTTAAAAAGGTTGGACACCGACATAAGGAGGATAGGTCCTACCTACCCAAATCAGGTAACTACCTCCATAAATTTTTTCTACTATCTCTACCTCATCCACCGACATAAGAAGGATAGGTCCTACCTACCCAAAGCAGGTAACTACCTCCATGAATTTCTCCTACTATCTCTACCTCATCTAGAATGTAAATCCAAACAAACACCCAAGATAAAGGAAATGATTATCCGTCAGAAAagatggaactactccaacaaaggTGATTATcgattctactataaatacactggcacCCCTAAGTATGACTTatgttctaatctactaaaaacctgcttaaagcacTTACTaatttaagcatcggagtctcttgcaggtaccaccctctgcctcctcacgaggaactcggacagGCGGCACCTcgacaccaaagaggtcggacgctgCCTTACAAGGGACCTGTGGTGCGgaatttaaaaccacaaactaactggcaagtgcaccgggtcgtaccaagtaatacctcaggtgagtgagggtcgatcccacaaggattgatggactaagcaacaatggttgattaatttacttagttagacaagcagaaaatggtgtttaagagttcaaaagcattaaacagtcaATTCAGTAaattagaaagcaagcagtaaacgagttgtgaataatatatggagaaatagttaaggcttcagagatatctattttttcggattgactttttttactaactattttaatcatgcaagatttaattcatggcaaactatatatgactaagccctaattccttagaccttcttagtctactctaactttcatcaaccgccaattccttggtcacttaattccaattagaagatgaagttcaattctagtttatatgccacaaaaatcctaattacccaaatataaggggattatatgtcacgtatcccgttaagtccagataattaaaaatttaggagaatatgtttttaaGCTGTTGtccaagtaaagagcttttctaagttatacaagaactcaattagaaaaagggtcatacttccgttccacccaaattcataaaataaagaacgaaaacaattcttgaaatataaatcagtacatgaattaaaatagaaaaataatagtatcaatccatacaatagatagagctcctaaccttaacagtggaggtttagttactcatgatgtagagagaaaaactaggattcatAAAACTGTAAAATACGGAacgaggtagaagagaagagaagagcccgaagggctgattcttttcccttttatatctaatcctaattaatgtaaaatatatttcctaaaaactaaataatattttttcctaattataaaaataataaaagtttaataaaaaataaattagattctCGTGTAGCCTTTGTTGGAGTGAATGGGGACCATTGGATTCATTAAGCTCCATACTGAACTTGGCTTTtttcaagttcaacgtggagaagGCAGCAAGTGCTTCCTTGGAAGTTCTccaatccacgctgaacttggcaggAACCAAGTTTAACGTGGGGGATGCAGAGGTTTCTGGAGAAGAAatatgcactattatatatcgttggaaagtccTGGAAGTTAACTTTCTAATGCCACTGGAATGACGTCAATcgaacctctatagctcaagttattccagtttgagtgtaaggaggtcaggattgacaacatcattcgctttctcctttttctgctacaaaactccgtaAAATTCCTCCGGATGCTacttgaaataaatagaattgtgcgcaactcaaagtaacatccatagtggctaaaagatatttaaattttgatttaacttagcaattcaagtgcaaattcactaggaaaagatagagaaaatgctcatgcatcacacaccaaacttgaattgttacttgtcctcaagcaaccaaaactaatataagcgcAGGacgtgaatttgcatgagaatgagagttcaattaagctcatgtctctttttaaagtggggtttacaactaatcctgaataggtttggcatctcactatcctttgaatccgaagaatgttactgtcattcggaattagaatccggataatattatgaattctctaatatTTTATgcttcagtttaatccttgaacacaataaatttattttaattatcttttcgttggtgctttgcaccttgagtctagccgtgactttaaatgttttgtctcaagcttgacttgacacaaaaacaccacaagcacttaactggggaattTTCTTtatgttctgatttttctttcagttactcccagacagtggtgctcaaagccttgggcatactctgctaaatgAATTTGGTCTCGACTCTAAATATTCTGTCTCAAGGATtgcttgacacaagaacaccacaggcatatgactaaggaaacaactctttgagcttttaatcatgtctgacctccttagtcattgatgctcagagccttggaccttacttttatttttttttcttttgctgtttcttttgcttcaaaggTTAAGCTTTTACTAATTTCAGAGAAAttataatagttctctaaattattgttccttatacatcaacatccttttattcaaattcaaatgtGCATTGTTCAtgtcattcattcataatcacaaataataccaccacatttaagtaaataagactattctttaatataaactcaatttctcatgcaatacatcacttcttttcttttcttcttgattcCAAActtagtgagtaatacatgagacactcTTTTTCAGcataaaaatcaaataacaaaataaaccgCAAATAAAACTAGAACCTAAGAATTGAAATAACAACTGATCATGCAATGacaaaataaacagaaaacaGTAACCTAATCATAATAATAAGAACGGGAGAAAAtgtagaatgaaaggaacttaaccacctcagttattcTAGTGGTCATCTCATTCTTCTAGCTGTGCTCCTCCGTggagatgattcgcctccctttggtgtcactaaaataaacaaaaaatccacaagcgaagcgacaataccaaacttaaaagtt contains the following coding sequences:
- the LOC107630802 gene encoding glutathione S-transferase T1; the encoded protein is MLKVKVYADRMSQPSRAVLIFCKVNGIEFDEIKVEISKRQQLSPEFAAINPFKKLPAIVDGRFKLFESHAILIYLASAFPGIADHWYPADLSRRARIHSVLDWHHLNLRHGAAPFVLHSVLAPVLGLPLNPKAAAEAEKILISSLLKLENIWLKGNGRYLLGNLQPSIADLSLVCEIMQLELLDEKDRERILGPHKKVKEWIESTRHATRPHFDEVHKVLYKVKEIIRANQSNQGDGVMQSKTKAPLPSKM